One part of the Tunicatimonas pelagia genome encodes these proteins:
- a CDS encoding HigA family addiction module antitoxin, whose translation MEAREIKQKAFASEVGLRPPHLNEIIKGKRNLTAQLALKIGRTLGIDASFWMRVQGEYFLDVARLEEAQMQKL comes from the coding sequence CTGGAGGCCCGAGAAATTAAGCAGAAAGCTTTCGCTTCGGAAGTTGGACTGAGACCACCGCACCTGAACGAAATTATTAAAGGTAAGCGTAACCTCACTGCTCAATTAGCCCTGAAAATTGGGCGAACTCTCGGCATTGATGCTAGTTTCTGGATGCGAGTGCAGGGTGAATACTTCCTTGATGTTGCCCGGCTAGAAGAGGCACAGATGCAAAAACTGTAG
- a CDS encoding Gfo/Idh/MocA family protein, translated as MSERVIRWGMIGAGDVAEVKSGPAFQKVENSQLLALMRRNAEKAADFARRHQVPEWYDDAAQMLEQADINTVYVATPPDSHLEYTLMALEAGKDVYLEKPMAMSAEECQTINKAVAQSGRKLVVAHYRRALPAFQKVKTLLTDGAIGTPKLALLRILQPAESSIIAQTETNWRVQPDVSGGGLFHDIAPHQIDLMLHYFGQPASYTGNALNQAHLYEADDTVTGSIIFENQVIFQGTWCFSVPEAFAQEEVQIIGSEGKITFTFYGSEVHLQQGSQPQTFSFEHPPHIQQPMIEQVVRYFRGEAENPCSGEVGEEVIRIMEGFTV; from the coding sequence ATGAGTGAAAGAGTAATCCGATGGGGCATGATTGGTGCGGGCGATGTAGCCGAAGTAAAAAGCGGCCCGGCCTTTCAAAAAGTAGAAAACTCTCAATTACTTGCTTTAATGCGACGCAATGCTGAGAAGGCCGCTGACTTCGCCCGTCGCCACCAAGTACCCGAATGGTACGATGATGCTGCCCAAATGCTGGAGCAAGCCGATATTAATACAGTGTATGTCGCCACCCCTCCCGATTCGCACTTAGAATACACGTTGATGGCGCTAGAAGCTGGAAAGGATGTGTATTTAGAAAAACCGATGGCGATGAGTGCAGAGGAATGTCAAACCATTAATAAAGCGGTAGCCCAGAGTGGTCGTAAATTGGTAGTAGCCCACTACCGACGGGCGTTGCCTGCTTTCCAAAAAGTTAAAACCTTGCTTACTGACGGAGCGATCGGTACTCCTAAACTAGCGTTGCTACGAATTTTACAACCCGCCGAATCATCTATTATCGCTCAAACCGAAACTAACTGGCGAGTGCAACCTGATGTATCAGGCGGAGGGTTATTTCACGACATTGCCCCCCACCAGATTGATCTGATGCTACATTACTTTGGCCAGCCAGCTTCTTACACCGGAAACGCCCTTAATCAGGCACACTTATACGAAGCCGACGATACGGTAACCGGCTCTATCATTTTTGAGAACCAAGTCATATTTCAGGGAACCTGGTGCTTTTCGGTACCCGAAGCGTTTGCTCAGGAAGAAGTGCAGATTATTGGTAGTGAAGGAAAGATTACGTTTACTTTCTACGGTAGCGAAGTTCATCTTCAGCAAGGTAGTCAGCCGCAGACTTTTTCTTTTGAGCACCCTCCTCACATTCAGCAACCCATGATTGAGCAAGTAGTCCGCTATTTTCGGGGAGAAGCCGAAAATCCTTGCTCGGGTGAAGTTGGGGAAGAAGTAATTCGGATTATGGAAGGTTTTACCGTGTAA
- a CDS encoding YdeI/OmpD-associated family protein — MAIRKDFPQYYPETRQQWRDWLAENHLSADGVWLVYYKKGAGKPTVTYDEAVEEALCYGWIDSVPNKLDDERFKQLFSPRNIKSPWSKLNKKRVAFLLEDGRMTETGLAKIDAAKENGSWTIYDPVEALEIPNDLQQALANNPTAAKYFTAFAPTYKKGILWWIISAKRLETRQKRVAKTVAMAAQNLKANFDG; from the coding sequence ATGGCTATCCGTAAAGATTTTCCACAGTATTACCCCGAAACCCGGCAGCAGTGGCGCGACTGGCTAGCCGAAAACCACCTTAGCGCCGATGGAGTGTGGTTGGTATATTACAAGAAGGGGGCGGGTAAACCTACCGTTACCTACGACGAAGCCGTAGAAGAAGCCCTTTGCTATGGTTGGATTGATAGTGTGCCGAATAAGCTAGACGATGAACGGTTTAAGCAGCTATTTTCACCGCGTAATATTAAAAGCCCGTGGAGTAAGCTGAATAAAAAACGAGTAGCTTTCTTGTTGGAAGATGGGAGAATGACCGAAACTGGGTTAGCTAAAATTGATGCTGCTAAAGAAAACGGTTCTTGGACAATCTACGATCCAGTTGAGGCCCTCGAGATTCCGAATGATTTGCAGCAGGCATTAGCTAATAACCCAACGGCAGCGAAATACTTCACCGCGTTTGCACCTACCTACAAAAAAGGAATTTTATGGTGGATTATCAGTGCGAAACGCCTGGAAACCCGGCAAAAACGAGTAGCTAAAACGGTAGCGATGGCCGCACAAAACCTAAAAGCCAATTTTGACGGATAA
- a CDS encoding septal ring lytic transglycosylase RlpA family protein translates to MKSPMLLLGIWLLMLACSSQVAEKPAYNFTQRGKASYYANSLAGNRTASGEVYHPDSLTAAHRHLPFGTKVQVINPATKQEVTVTINDRGPYHASRIIDLSRAAAQQIGIIQAGVAPVTVKAILSTEVADSLRTIMIDDE, encoded by the coding sequence ATGAAATCACCGATGCTATTGTTAGGAATATGGCTACTGATGCTGGCTTGCTCGTCGCAAGTGGCTGAAAAACCTGCGTACAATTTTACCCAACGTGGAAAAGCTTCCTACTACGCCAACTCCCTAGCCGGAAACCGCACCGCGAGCGGAGAGGTCTATCACCCTGATAGCCTGACCGCTGCCCACCGTCATTTACCGTTCGGAACCAAAGTACAAGTTATTAACCCCGCTACGAAGCAAGAAGTGACCGTCACTATTAACGACCGGGGGCCGTATCACGCCAGTCGCATTATTGACTTATCTCGCGCTGCTGCCCAGCAAATTGGCATCATCCAAGCTGGCGTTGCCCCCGTCACAGTAAAAGCTATACTATCTACCGAAGTAGCGGATAGTTTGCGTACAATAATGATTGATGATGAATGA
- the asnB gene encoding asparagine synthase (glutamine-hydrolyzing), with the protein MCGITGLYAFNELGKFHMIKLAAATDALESRGPDFGQHDLLDHVGLGHRRLSIIDTSREGSQPMRDASGRYTIVFNGEIYNYQELRQKLNGANIDFVSQSDTEVLLYWLIHRGIAGLAEVNGFFAFAFFDAEENRMWLARDRFGIKPLLYYSDEDKFFFASEMKSLLAFGVEKQLDYSSLYHYLQLNYIPAPYTIFKNVRKLLPGQYLEVAKGNEERVSVGTYYELQLNSSDQVAASLSYQDQQQQLRALLDQSVQRRLVADVPLGSFLSGGIDSSVITGLARQHVDSFNTFSIGYRDEPFFDETKYAKLVADKFETNHTVFSLTNDDLYRHLHSVLDYLSEPFADSSALSVYILSKETKQRVTVALSGDGADEIFSGYNKHLAAYRAMHPGWQEKIVASGLPLWQRMPQSRNGWLSNKVRQFERFATGMQLSPKERYWRWATFLTSEKASRLLSSNSRVQLSLEENKSRQSQWLTPISDAAENINQVLLADTQLVLPNDMLTKVDLMSMANGLEVRVPFLDHEVVEFAFQLPEESKINRQMKKRIVQDTFRDMLPPELYQRPKHGFEVPLLPWFRTELKSAITHDLLGDQFIEEQGIFSVEEIRSLKKQLFSSNPGDVHATIWALVVFQRWWKQYSS; encoded by the coding sequence ATGTGCGGAATTACCGGATTGTACGCTTTTAATGAGCTAGGCAAGTTTCATATGATTAAGCTGGCCGCGGCTACCGATGCGTTGGAGTCGCGTGGGCCTGACTTTGGGCAGCACGATCTGCTAGACCATGTGGGACTAGGGCACCGTCGCTTGTCCATTATTGACACTTCGCGGGAAGGAAGTCAACCGATGCGAGACGCTAGTGGACGCTACACTATTGTCTTCAACGGTGAGATTTATAATTACCAAGAACTGCGGCAGAAGCTGAACGGAGCTAATATCGACTTCGTTTCCCAATCCGACACGGAAGTATTATTGTACTGGCTGATTCACCGTGGCATCGCTGGGTTGGCTGAAGTGAATGGATTCTTTGCCTTTGCTTTTTTTGACGCTGAAGAAAATCGGATGTGGTTAGCCCGCGATCGGTTTGGTATTAAACCATTGCTGTATTATTCTGATGAAGATAAGTTCTTCTTCGCTTCCGAGATGAAATCACTGCTTGCTTTTGGAGTAGAAAAGCAACTTGATTACTCATCGCTCTACCACTATTTGCAACTGAACTATATTCCGGCACCTTACACTATCTTCAAGAACGTGAGAAAACTGTTGCCGGGGCAGTACCTGGAAGTTGCTAAAGGAAATGAAGAGCGGGTAAGCGTAGGAACTTATTACGAGCTACAACTCAATTCGTCTGACCAAGTGGCGGCCTCTCTTTCTTACCAAGATCAGCAGCAGCAGCTGCGAGCGCTGCTCGACCAATCGGTGCAACGCAGGTTAGTAGCCGATGTGCCACTAGGTTCTTTTCTAAGCGGAGGTATCGATTCTTCGGTGATTACCGGACTAGCCCGGCAGCACGTAGATTCATTCAATACGTTTTCTATTGGCTACCGCGATGAACCGTTCTTCGACGAAACTAAGTACGCCAAGCTCGTTGCCGATAAGTTTGAGACTAACCATACGGTATTCTCCCTCACCAACGACGATCTGTACCGCCATCTGCACAGTGTACTGGATTATCTGAGTGAGCCGTTTGCTGATTCGTCGGCTTTATCGGTGTATATTTTAAGTAAAGAAACCAAACAACGGGTAACCGTAGCTCTTTCAGGTGATGGGGCGGACGAAATATTTTCTGGCTACAACAAGCATTTGGCAGCCTATCGGGCAATGCATCCCGGCTGGCAAGAAAAAATAGTAGCTTCAGGATTACCACTCTGGCAGCGAATGCCTCAATCCAGAAACGGTTGGCTATCAAACAAAGTCCGTCAATTTGAGCGATTTGCCACAGGAATGCAGTTAAGTCCCAAAGAACGCTACTGGCGCTGGGCTACGTTTCTAACTTCTGAAAAAGCCAGTCGCCTGTTGAGCAGCAATTCACGAGTGCAACTGTCGTTGGAAGAAAACAAATCTCGTCAGTCTCAGTGGCTTACGCCCATTTCGGATGCGGCTGAGAACATCAATCAAGTGCTACTTGCTGATACGCAATTGGTTTTGCCTAACGATATGCTAACGAAAGTAGATTTAATGTCGATGGCCAACGGGTTAGAGGTGCGGGTACCCTTTTTAGACCATGAAGTAGTAGAGTTTGCTTTTCAATTACCGGAAGAAAGTAAAATTAATCGGCAGATGAAGAAGCGAATTGTGCAAGATACTTTTCGGGATATGCTACCGCCCGAACTTTATCAGCGACCCAAGCATGGTTTTGAAGTACCGTTACTACCTTGGTTTCGTACCGAGCTAAAAAGCGCAATTACCCACGATCTGCTAGGCGACCAGTTTATTGAGGAGCAAGGTATCTTTAGCGTTGAAGAAATCAGATCGTTGAAGAAACAACTATTTTCCTCTAACCCGGGCGATGTACACGCTACCATCTGGGCACTAGTAGTTTTCCAGAGGTGGTGGAAGCAATATAGTAGCTAA
- a CDS encoding Sec-independent protein translocase subunit TatA/TatB — protein sequence MTTLLFIGGLGGWEILLIVTIILIFFGAKKIPELARGLGTGMREFKNATKEIKDEVERDNHQEPKQTVTTPPTEASKIETGDQNK from the coding sequence ATGACTACTCTATTATTTATTGGTGGCCTGGGCGGATGGGAAATTCTGCTGATTGTTACGATCATACTAATTTTTTTTGGTGCGAAGAAGATTCCGGAGTTGGCTCGGGGACTAGGAACGGGTATGCGGGAGTTTAAAAATGCGACCAAAGAAATTAAAGACGAGGTAGAAAGAGACAACCATCAAGAGCCAAAGCAAACCGTAACTACTCCTCCTACCGAGGCGAGCAAAATAGAGACCGGAGACCAAAATAAGTAA
- a CDS encoding alpha/beta fold hydrolase — MENRSPNWLDTELYPFKSHHLSLSSGQMHYVDEGQGEIILFVHGTPTWSFLYRNFITKFAKDYRCIAVDHLGFGLSDKPENFAYRPQDHAENLSEFIQKLDLQNITLVVHDFGGPIGLGAALDQPKRIKQVVLFNTWLWETASNPAVKKIDKITRSWLGKFLYLHLNFSPKVLLKKGFADKKKLSKRVHQQYTRPFPTKASRQSLLRLAQSLHGSSAWYQEQWEKLDVLSEKPWLILWGTHDEFITTDYLKHWTDRLPQAKVKTWGCGHFVQEEHPNETITALKAFLVGEKVSAYNYR; from the coding sequence ATGGAAAATAGATCACCCAATTGGTTAGATACCGAACTGTACCCTTTTAAATCTCATCACCTTTCTCTTTCATCGGGTCAGATGCACTACGTTGACGAAGGACAAGGCGAGATTATTTTATTCGTTCATGGAACGCCCACTTGGTCATTTCTTTACCGTAATTTTATTACAAAGTTTGCTAAAGACTACCGCTGCATTGCCGTAGATCATCTGGGTTTTGGTTTATCGGATAAGCCAGAAAACTTTGCGTACCGTCCGCAAGATCATGCCGAAAACTTATCGGAGTTTATTCAAAAATTAGATTTACAGAACATTACGCTCGTCGTACATGATTTTGGTGGCCCAATTGGGTTAGGAGCTGCCCTAGACCAACCGAAGCGTATTAAGCAGGTGGTGCTATTTAATACTTGGCTGTGGGAAACGGCTTCTAATCCGGCCGTGAAAAAGATTGACAAAATTACCCGTAGCTGGCTAGGCAAATTCCTATATCTGCACCTAAACTTTTCACCGAAGGTACTACTCAAAAAAGGGTTTGCTGACAAGAAGAAGCTATCTAAAAGAGTTCATCAACAATACACTCGTCCGTTTCCAACCAAAGCTTCCCGACAATCGTTACTCAGGCTTGCCCAATCGCTGCATGGTTCTTCGGCCTGGTATCAGGAGCAGTGGGAGAAACTGGATGTTTTGAGTGAAAAGCCCTGGCTTATTCTGTGGGGAACCCACGATGAATTTATTACCACTGACTATCTGAAACATTGGACAGATAGACTGCCCCAAGCCAAAGTAAAAACCTGGGGTTGTGGTCATTTTGTGCAAGAAGAGCACCCGAACGAAACTATTACTGCTCTAAAGGCATTTTTAGTTGGAGAGAAAGTTAGCGCATACAACTACAGGTGA
- a CDS encoding Crp/Fnr family transcriptional regulator: protein MIRTFLQSIHSVDTEILENYLAYWQPFHCPKKTIITFQGQRERYIYFVEEGIQKSYYLHQGKPHVIAFTYPPSFSGIPESFITQTPSHYFLESITDSTFLRISYEQHQQLMQQHRPIETLVRKATELVLVGLVQRQYELMALDIQSRFTAFVKRSPHLLNMVPHKDLASYLRIDPTNFSKLLSSVKI from the coding sequence ATGATTAGAACATTCCTTCAATCCATTCACTCGGTAGACACTGAGATTTTGGAAAATTATTTAGCCTACTGGCAACCATTTCACTGTCCAAAGAAAACAATTATCACCTTTCAGGGACAAAGGGAGCGGTATATTTATTTTGTGGAAGAAGGCATTCAGAAGTCGTACTACCTGCATCAAGGCAAACCCCACGTAATTGCGTTTACCTACCCGCCCTCTTTCTCCGGTATTCCGGAGTCATTTATCACCCAAACCCCATCTCATTATTTTTTAGAGAGTATCACTGATAGTACGTTTCTACGAATTTCCTACGAGCAACACCAGCAACTGATGCAGCAACACCGACCTATTGAAACTTTAGTGCGAAAGGCCACCGAACTAGTACTGGTCGGGCTGGTTCAGCGGCAGTACGAACTGATGGCATTGGATATTCAGAGCCGATTTACTGCTTTCGTCAAGCGTAGTCCCCACTTGCTCAACATGGTTCCGCACAAGGATTTAGCTTCTTATCTGCGAATTGACCCTACCAACTTTAGTAAGCTGCTGAGTTCAGTAAAGATCTGA
- a CDS encoding cysteine hydrolase family protein yields the protein MKPSVLLLIDVQQGLDDPYWGKRNNPQAEQRMAELLDAWRKINWPIIHVKHHSTNPNSPLRPELPGNQFKPEVQPLPDEQIFTKTVNSAFIGTDLEDYLREQGLNHLVVVGLTTDHCVSTSVRMAGNLGFNVKLVADATATFERRGINGELITAEEMHQIHLASLHEEFCTVVNAHDVLTALPKIS from the coding sequence ATGAAACCATCTGTACTACTGCTTATTGATGTTCAGCAAGGGCTGGACGATCCGTACTGGGGAAAGCGCAATAATCCGCAGGCGGAACAGCGCATGGCGGAACTACTTGATGCTTGGCGAAAAATCAATTGGCCAATTATTCACGTGAAGCATCATTCTACTAACCCTAACTCTCCGCTTCGTCCCGAACTGCCCGGCAACCAGTTTAAACCTGAAGTGCAGCCCTTGCCCGATGAGCAAATCTTTACAAAGACAGTAAATAGTGCATTCATCGGAACCGATCTGGAAGATTACTTACGGGAACAGGGATTGAACCACCTGGTAGTAGTCGGGCTGACCACCGACCACTGCGTTTCTACCAGCGTCAGGATGGCAGGAAACTTAGGTTTTAACGTTAAGCTAGTAGCTGATGCCACCGCAACCTTTGAGCGTAGGGGAATAAACGGCGAACTGATTACGGCGGAGGAGATGCACCAAATCCATTTGGCCAGTTTGCATGAGGAATTCTGCACCGTGGTGAATGCTCACGATGTACTAACCGCTTTGCCGAAAATCTCATGA
- a CDS encoding DUF6169 family protein, with protein sequence MKHLYDPRVKATILSVINQFFEKNPSGVLIATLESLDHKQQGRKLLFNRWYQTSGVVQEIAMHQATISVEDIQLSHLLLIREDNPYYRKVIRAFKEFIELLKQYK encoded by the coding sequence ATGAAGCATCTGTATGACCCTAGGGTCAAAGCGACTATTCTTTCAGTGATTAACCAATTTTTTGAGAAAAACCCCTCCGGGGTACTCATTGCTACTTTAGAGAGTTTAGACCATAAGCAGCAAGGCCGTAAGTTGCTATTTAACCGATGGTATCAGACATCGGGTGTAGTGCAAGAAATTGCTATGCATCAGGCAACGATCAGTGTTGAAGATATTCAGCTTAGTCACTTGTTGCTTATCAGAGAAGATAACCCGTATTATCGGAAAGTAATACGTGCTTTTAAGGAGTTTATTGAGCTACTAAAGCAGTATAAGTAA
- a CDS encoding RluA family pseudouridine synthase — MSFDDTEESEELFEHHRLVASPNQELVRIDKYLITFLPNVTRSKVQAAIREGYVLVNEQSVKPNYKVRPDDEIVVSLPTPPRDTEVLPENIPLNIVFEDDYLLVVNKPAGMVVHPAYQNWSGTLVNALVYHFQQLPHMQGNEGRPGLIHRIDKDTSGLLVIAKTEPAMSGLAKQFFHHTIERTYLALVWGEPEEPQGTIDVHLGRSPKDRRVTVAFPKGDVGRNAITHYKVLQSLRYVSLLQCQLETGRTHQIRAHMKYLGHPLFNDALYGGSEIRKGTKFTKYKQFVENCFKLLPRQALHAKSLGFEHPVTKEQLFFDSELPEDFQAVLAKWEHYVQYN; from the coding sequence ATGAGTTTTGATGATACCGAAGAGTCGGAAGAATTGTTTGAGCACCACCGCCTGGTTGCCTCGCCCAACCAGGAGCTTGTCCGGATTGATAAGTACCTTATTACGTTTTTACCTAACGTTACTCGCTCGAAGGTGCAAGCAGCCATTAGGGAAGGCTACGTACTAGTGAATGAGCAGTCGGTTAAGCCTAATTATAAGGTTCGCCCCGACGATGAAATTGTGGTTTCACTACCCACCCCACCCCGTGATACCGAGGTGCTTCCCGAAAATATTCCGCTAAACATTGTGTTCGAGGATGACTATCTACTGGTAGTTAACAAACCCGCCGGAATGGTGGTGCATCCGGCCTATCAAAACTGGTCGGGTACGCTAGTAAATGCTTTGGTCTACCACTTTCAGCAACTGCCCCACATGCAGGGCAACGAAGGGCGTCCCGGATTGATACACCGCATTGATAAAGATACTTCGGGCTTACTGGTGATCGCCAAAACGGAGCCAGCCATGAGCGGATTAGCCAAGCAATTTTTTCATCATACCATTGAGCGTACCTATCTGGCTCTGGTTTGGGGCGAGCCGGAAGAACCGCAGGGTACTATTGATGTGCATTTGGGAAGAAGCCCCAAAGACCGACGAGTAACGGTGGCGTTCCCAAAGGGAGATGTGGGGCGAAATGCCATTACTCATTATAAAGTGCTTCAATCGCTGCGCTACGTTTCACTGCTACAGTGCCAACTAGAAACCGGTCGCACCCACCAGATTCGGGCCCATATGAAGTATCTAGGCCACCCACTGTTTAACGATGCGCTGTACGGCGGAAGCGAGATTCGCAAAGGCACGAAATTTACCAAGTACAAACAGTTTGTGGAGAATTGCTTTAAGCTACTACCTCGCCAAGCTCTGCACGCCAAATCCCTCGGCTTTGAACACCCCGTTACCAAAGAGCAGCTATTTTTTGACTCAGAATTACCGGAAGATTTCCAGGCGGTTCTAGCGAAGTGGGAGCATTATGTGCAGTATAATTGA
- a CDS encoding 1-aminocyclopropane-1-carboxylate deaminase/D-cysteine desulfhydrase, producing the protein MRNASPIIQQLDNARLNQARVAVSVLRLDKMYPDLSGNKWYKLKYNLQQARAEGKSTLLTFGGAYSNHIYATAAAGKLYDFDTIGIIRGERPKTLNPTLRFAEAYGMQLHFVSREAYRNKESDLFTEQLQQKFGSFYRLPEGGTNGLAIKGCSEILPTPLEYDFICSSVGTGGTLAGLLVQLAGQKQVLGFPALKGGNFLYDEINQLTTNFNNQSYTNYQLVTDYHFGGYAKANAELITFINHFYQKHPIPLDPVYNGKLFYGLYDLIQQQYFREGTRLLVIHTGGLQGITGFNERYPNKKLCILEG; encoded by the coding sequence ATGCGTAACGCTTCACCGATTATTCAGCAACTGGACAACGCTCGGTTGAACCAAGCCCGGGTAGCAGTCTCGGTACTTCGGTTAGACAAAATGTATCCTGATCTTTCAGGCAATAAGTGGTACAAACTAAAGTATAATCTGCAACAAGCCCGAGCTGAAGGTAAAAGTACGCTATTGACTTTTGGCGGGGCTTACTCCAATCATATTTACGCTACGGCGGCGGCCGGAAAATTGTACGATTTTGATACTATTGGTATTATTCGGGGCGAACGTCCGAAAACGCTAAACCCTACTTTACGGTTTGCTGAAGCCTACGGAATGCAATTGCACTTTGTGAGTCGGGAAGCGTATCGGAACAAAGAAAGTGATCTGTTTACGGAGCAACTTCAACAGAAGTTTGGCTCATTTTATCGGCTTCCGGAAGGTGGTACGAACGGGTTGGCGATTAAAGGTTGTTCGGAGATATTACCAACGCCGCTAGAGTATGATTTCATTTGCAGTAGCGTGGGCACCGGAGGAACGCTGGCTGGATTATTAGTACAGTTAGCCGGACAAAAACAGGTGCTTGGCTTTCCGGCACTTAAGGGTGGAAATTTTCTGTACGATGAGATCAATCAGCTTACGACGAACTTCAATAATCAATCATACACTAATTATCAGCTAGTTACTGATTACCATTTTGGGGGCTATGCGAAGGCGAATGCCGAATTGATTACCTTTATCAATCACTTTTATCAGAAGCATCCTATTCCGCTAGATCCGGTCTACAACGGGAAGCTGTTCTACGGACTTTATGATCTAATCCAGCAGCAATACTTTAGGGAGGGTACTCGTCTGTTGGTGATTCATACTGGCGGACTGCAAGGCATTACTGGGTTCAATGAGCGGTACCCTAACAAAAAATTATGTATTTTAGAAGGTTAG
- a CDS encoding TapB family protein produces MKNFVLSLLSLFVFSGAFAQKCDDNFYRMEPGSTFHLTYYDKKDKTTARQENVVTDTNENGSTLEATVSTKLFDKKDKLITDGSFLVICEGNGVKVDMNQMIQSMDQLKSMEGMNTEIETDYISLPSDMSVGQVLPDSKTTIKMGSGGISMMSSEVVITDRKVVAQEEIATPAGTFDCYKITYTTNVNMKVMGGGRTMSYPGVNWFARNVGMVKSESYDQKGNLESYTLLTKLE; encoded by the coding sequence ATGAAAAATTTTGTACTTAGCCTGCTCAGCCTGTTCGTTTTTAGTGGAGCGTTTGCCCAGAAATGTGATGACAACTTCTACCGAATGGAACCCGGCTCCACCTTTCATCTTACTTACTACGATAAAAAAGATAAAACAACCGCTCGCCAAGAAAATGTGGTGACCGATACTAACGAAAACGGAAGCACACTGGAGGCGACCGTTAGCACCAAGCTGTTTGATAAGAAAGACAAATTAATCACCGACGGTTCGTTTCTGGTAATTTGTGAGGGAAACGGGGTAAAAGTTGATATGAATCAAATGATACAGTCGATGGATCAGTTGAAGTCAATGGAAGGTATGAACACAGAAATTGAGACAGACTATATTTCACTGCCGTCTGATATGTCGGTAGGGCAAGTGCTACCCGATAGTAAGACAACAATAAAAATGGGTAGTGGCGGAATCAGTATGATGTCGAGCGAAGTGGTGATTACCGACCGCAAGGTAGTTGCCCAAGAAGAGATTGCCACTCCCGCCGGTACGTTCGATTGCTATAAAATCACCTACACTACGAATGTAAATATGAAAGTGATGGGTGGGGGACGTACTATGTCGTACCCGGGCGTAAACTGGTTTGCTCGCAATGTAGGAATGGTAAAATCGGAGAGCTACGACCAAAAAGGAAACTTAGAGTCGTATACGCTGCTAACCAAGTTAGAATAA
- a CDS encoding ankyrin repeat domain-containing protein → MDYFEAIRLGEITEVKRHLSETPALIEKRDPRGFPPLILASYNEQLKMTEHLLDAGADINVQDAAGNTALMGVCFKGYPRVAQLLIERGADVNRQNTNGATALIYTATFGQRKIAELLLKHGADKSIKDQRGNTALDHARMQNAPGMVELLAD, encoded by the coding sequence ATGGACTATTTTGAAGCAATTCGTTTAGGAGAAATTACCGAAGTAAAACGGCATTTATCTGAAACACCGGCCCTCATAGAGAAGCGAGACCCACGGGGATTTCCACCGCTAATTTTGGCCAGTTACAACGAACAGTTGAAAATGACTGAGCATCTACTGGATGCCGGAGCGGACATTAATGTGCAGGATGCGGCGGGAAATACCGCACTGATGGGGGTTTGTTTTAAAGGGTACCCTCGGGTGGCTCAATTGCTGATTGAACGCGGAGCCGACGTAAATCGACAGAATACTAACGGAGCCACTGCTCTTATTTACACCGCCACCTTCGGACAGCGAAAGATTGCCGAATTGCTACTAAAACACGGGGCCGATAAAAGTATCAAAGATCAGCGAGGTAATACCGCCCTCGACCATGCCCGAATGCAGAACGCCCCCGGAATGGTTGAGTTGTTAGCAGATTAA